The Oncorhynchus kisutch isolate 150728-3 unplaced genomic scaffold, Okis_V2 Okis02a-Okis13b_hom, whole genome shotgun sequence genome includes the window ccccgtatagtagtgcactacatttgacaagGGACCATAGgcctctggccaaaagtagtgcactatatagggagccatttgggacacacagagTTGTGGTTGTGAATACAATAACCAGTCAGACAGGTCAGAAAGGGAATCATAAAGTCACAGTAGGGAATCCGGAAAGTGAAATGTCAAATGGATCACATGttccgctccctccctctccattggTCTAAAACACTGGGTGTTGTCCAGGAGCATGTTCTACTCCCTGTTCATTGGTCTAAAACACCAGGGTTGTCCAGGAGGATGTTCTGCTCCCTCTCCATTGGTCTAAAACCCCAGGGGTTGTCCAGGAGCACGTTGTGAAACAACCAGATATGAAAGGCTATAGGAAAGGCTTTGCTCCTCTTCAGAGCGGTAGAAAACAACAGTGACCAGTCCATATGGGACGACTTgaagctacactgaacaaaaatataaaattgcGATGTGTAAAAGTGTTGTTCCCATGATTCATGAGCTGGAATAAAAGGAGACAAGATATGTTCCATATACATTTTCTGGCACAaagttgtttacatccctgttagggaacatttctcctttgccaagagaatctgttcacctgacaggtgtggcatatcaagaagctgattaaacagaacaatcgttacacaggtgcaccttgtgctggggacaataaaaaggccacacacacaaaaaaaagtgcagttttgtcacacaacacaatgtcacaagttttgagggagcgtacacttgtcatgctgactgcaggaatgtccaccagagctgataTCAGAGAATTGAATTTTGATTTCTCAAACATAACCCACATCCATCGTTgtttttacagaatttggcagtatgtccaaccaacCTCAAAAAACCCAccgaccacgtgtatggcgtcgtgtgggcgagcggtttactgatgtcaacgttgtgaacagagtgccccgtggtggcggtggggttatggtatggggcaggtataagctacggacacaacgaacacaattgcattttaaatTGAGGGCAACTTGGAATGtccagagataccgtgacgagatcctgaggctcatttaaaaataaaatatgtatctgtgaccaacagatatatTTGTTTACATCCGATAGTGAACATTAGACCCTAAATCCATATACTAGGGCCTAATCCATTTATTTCAATCAACTGTTTTCCTTATATGAACCATAACTCAGTAAATTCcttaattgttgcatgttgagtttatatttttgttcagtatagacaGGAATGTTTGTGTGTTTCAAGGTGTCCTTATCTCAAGGTAGAAACTGTTGGTAAATTAAATGCACTTCATTGGTTGAGTTGCTACTTCGTCTCAAACCAATATAAATGCGTTGGTATGCATAAAAAGGCGCACGGAATTGCGCCAAAAAACAAAATAGGATTTCCAACAGTGTTCTAGTCACGTGGGCTCCTGTATCCTGAAGCTGAACGCTGCCCAAGTCCTCCACTGGTCATTACCATCCGTTTCTCTTGGGGTCTTTCAGTTTACACTCTGATGAAAGTCGTCCTTAATTTCCGCATCAGTTGCGTTGAGATGGTTCGCTAACTCTTGCGTCACCGCATCTCTGCCTATCTGATcgtttctcctcttctccatgaTCAAGTCGTCAAAACTCTGAAATTCAAGGACGTGACTTTTCTTTTCAGAAAACAACATTTTCAACCTGTAGGGCTGCTTTCCGATACGGATCTCTCCTCCTATTTTAAATTCCCTCTTCCCGAACCGGCACCACGCAGCAAAGCACTCAGAATTCCTCCAGTACAGCTCTCGGTCTCTCGTTCCTACTTGCTGCACCGCGTTCTGCACCACCACCTCCGGAGGCAGAGCGCGGAATTTATACAGCCCGTTAACTATCCTGCCTCTCTTTCCCTGACTGGCATCTGTCAGGAAATTATTCTTAATTTCAGCCCGGTGCAGGTGAACGACCTGAAAGTCGCCCACATACACAACCCAGTGAGGGTACTGGCCCGTAGCCACGAACTCCACCAAATCCCCCGGTATGCACTTGTTTAAAAGATTCTCAGTCGAATACGTGCTCATATCAGAGAGTTTGAGATTCTTCTCGTACACAGATTCATCACGGTAGTACACAACACACTCCAGCTCGTTGCAGTTATCGTATTGTTTCCCTTCCTCGTTCTGATCCTTGTCCGGTCCGTCAACACGTTCCTCTTGTTCGTCGTCGTCCGCGGAGAAGATATAGGACACTCCGATCCGGGGCCCCAGCTCATCCTCCGTGTCAAACCCGTTGGGATCCGCGGTCGGAACATTGTCATAAGTCAGATGTGTCAGTTTCTCAACCTGGTTACCCATGCCACTTCCAGGTGGGTGgtgacaacaaaaaataaatgacACGTTTCCACCTGTTCCAGGGGCGGAGGTGGTGAGCTCGGTGCTTTAGGTAGGAAACGTAATTCGATCCGGGTAGGACTTATTTCAAGGTGTGGGAAGGTTCCAATCCATCATCAAATGCTTCCGGTCAAAAATACAATACCGGGATGATGTCCAAAAAGATTCTGGATATCAACCtagtgaaaaagagagaggcatgtttgagttttttttaaatgtccaagGCGGTGATATTTGACATTGTCCCGTTAAACTCTTTGAGAGCGGTAGGTCGACATTTCAAACAGGTGTATGCACCTGTTTAAACCGGTTAGCAGGCATTTTAAATCAAGAAAATAAACGCCGTTTTTACTCACCCCCAAGGTCTTGTAGATATTGAAAGTACATCACCGACGAGCCATTTGTTATTATCATCCACAGGAAACGACATATAACTGTCTACAGCTTGGTTTTCGGTCTCCTTTCTCAGAAGACTCCGGCTATACGCGATCGACTCCACCGTGGTTTCTGTGTGAACTGAAACTACCGGCTTGTTGCAGCGAGCCTCACAACGGCTTTATTACGACGGTGTGTCTCTTAAAGAGACAGCGCACATTTATTACGTCCAACAAGTGATAACCACTAGACCACGTCCCTATACTCGTGCATTACTTCCTATTTGTTTTCCTTCTTCTCCTTATCGTGGGGCAAAACCGACGTGGCGTTTGGTTTATGCCATATGTTCACCAGATGCACATGCAGTTTGCCATATCtgttttttgttgtgtttttttctaCCGGATGTCCTAGcctgcatttttatttttttgtacttGATGCACACGTGCCTCGCAATGCTGCCGAACGGTTTGAAGCGTGGAGAAGATCATTTAGACAACCAACGCTAATAATTAGAACAAGATGCCAGGTGTTCTCCTATGGACCTACTGGTTTCATAGACTGGCAGAGATACCAACAGACTGGGACACCCAGAGGGTCTATTTACAGTTTCAGATTGTGTTACTGACTCAGTGCTTTATTTTTAGCTGTTGTTGTGCAGAGTggctcctatctgtctgtctgctgagtggtgactggagtggggggggggggggtgactggagtgggtgggggggtgaggtgggggggggggggggggggggggtgaatatcCAATAAATCACTCCTTTATATTTTGAAACATGACATTTGATTTCAGTCGTCTGTCCCTAGAAGGAATGTCTCCCCACCTGTCTGCCTGGCAGGGCTCAGAGAAGAGTGTTACACTGCTTCAAAGACCAACTGTTCAGGTGTTTTACCACCCGAATGAAGCCTGTGTGTTATAGTCCCCTGGTGCCTCTGTagactgtcctgtcctgttctgcctgcctgcctgcctgcctggacacaagggttaaggttagggatggggcacatgggttaggacacatgggttaggacatATGAgttaggacacatgggttaggacacatGGTTTAGGGATGGGGCACATGGGATAggacaggacacatgggttagggttgagacacaTGGGATAggacaggacacatgggttaggacaggacacatgggttaggacacatgggttaggacaggacacatgggttaggaaaggacacatgggttaggaaaggacacatgggttaggacaggacacatgggttagggatgggacacatgggttaggacaggacacatgggttagggttgagacacatgggttaggacaggacacatgggttaggacaggacacatgggttagggttgagacacatgggttaggacaggacacatgggttagggttgagacacatgggttaggacaggacacatgggttaggacaggacacatgggttaggaaaggacacatgggttaggacacatgggttaggacaggacacatgggttaggacaggacacatgggttaggaaaggacacatgggttaggacaggacacatgggttagggatgggacacatgggttaggacaggacacatgggttagggttgagacacatgggttaggacaggacacatgggttaggacaggacacatgggttaggacaggacacatgggttagggttgagacacatgggttaggacaggacacatgggttagggttgagacacatgggttaggacaggacacatgggttaggacaggacacatgggttaggacaggacacatgggttaggacaggacacatgggttaggaaaGGACACATGAGTTAggacaggacacatgggttagggatgggacacatgggttaggacaggacacatgggttagggttgagacacatgggttaggacaggacacatgggttagggatgaGACACATGTGTTAggacaggacacatgggttagggttgagacacatgggttaggacacatgggttaggacaggacacatgggttgagacacatgggttaggacaggacacatgggttagggttgaaacacatgggttagggatgggacacatgggttaggacacatgagttaggacacatgggttagggatgggacacatgggttaggacacatgggttaggacacatgggttaggacacatgagttaggacacatgggttagggatgggacacatgggttagggatgggacacatgggttaggacacatgggttaggacacatGAGTTAGGACACATGAgttaggacacatgggttagggatgggacacatgggttagggatgggacacatgggttagggatgggacacatgggttagggatgggacacatgggttaggacacatgggttagggatgggacacatgggttagggatgggacacatgggttagggatgggacacatgggttagggatgggacacatgggttaggacacatgggttagggatgggacacatgggttagggatgggacacatgggttaggacacatgggttagggatgggacacatgggttaggacacatgggttagggatgggacacatgggttagggttaggacacatgggttagggatgggacacatgggttagggatgggacacatgggttagggacacatgggttagggatgggacacatgggttagggatgggacacatgggttaggacacatgggttagggatgggacacatggattagggatgggacacatgggttaggacacatgggttaggacgcatgggttagggatgggacacatgggttagggatgggacacatgggttagggatgggacacatgggttaggacaggacacatgggttaggacacatgggttaggacaggacacatgggttaggacacatgggttaggacaggacacatgggttaggacaggacacatgggttagggatgggacacatgggttagggatgggacacatgggttagggatgggacacatgggttagggatgggacacatgggttaggacacatgggttagggatgggacacatgggttagggatgggacacatgggttaggacacatgggttagggatgggacacatgggttaggacacatgggttagggatgggacacatgggttagggttaggacacatgggttagggatgggacacatgggttagggatgggacacatgggttaggacacatgggttagggatgggacacatgggttaggacacatgggttagggatgggacacatggttagggatgggacacatggattagggatgggacacatgggttaggacacatgggttaggacgcatgggttagggatgggacacatgggttagggatgggacacatgggttagggatgggacacatgggttaggacaggacacatgggttaggacacatgggttaggacaggacacatgggttaggacaggacacatgggttaggacaggacacatgggttagggatgggacacatgggttagggatggggacacatgggttagggatgggacacatgggttagggatgggacacatgggttagggatgggacacatgggttagggatgggacacatgggttagggatgggacacatgggttagggatgggacacatgggttagggatgggacacatgggttagggatgggacacatgggttagggttgagacacattacaacacagtatatatacataatatgacatttgaaattgtctttattattttggaacttctgtgagtgtaatgtttactgtttaatttgtattgtttatttcactgttgtttattatctacttcagttgctttggcaatgtcaacatgtgtttcccatgcaatacatttcaattgaattgagagagagagagagagaccagagagagcagagagagatctgagagagagagtcaacatgtgtttcccatgcaaTACATTTCAATTCAGAACAGGGTCTCTTGGTGTTTCTGATGGATTCTAAAACAGcccagtcagtaacagaacagcccagtcagtaacagaacagcccagtcagtaacagaacagcccagtcagtaacagaacagcccagtcagtaacagaacagcccagtcagtaacagaacagcccagtcagtaacagaacagcccagtcagtaacagaacagGACCTCTTGGTGTTTCTGATGGATTCTAAAACAGcccagtcagtaacagaacagaccagtcagtaacagaacagcccagtcagtaacagaacagcccagtcagtaacagaacaggcccagtcagtaacagaacagcccagtcagtaacagaacagtccagtcagtaacagaacagcccagtcagtaacagaacagcccagtcagtaacagaacagcccagtcagtaacagaacagaccagtcagtaacagaacagcccagtcagtaacagaacagGGTCACTTGGTGTTTCTGATGGATTCTAAAACAGcccagtcagtaacagaacagaccagtcagtaacagaacagcccagtcagtaacagaacagcccagtcagtaacagaacagcccagtcagtaacagaacagcccagtcagtaacagaacagGGTCACTTGGTGTTTCTGATGGATTCTAAAAACAGcccagtcagtaacagaacagcccagtcagtaacagaacagcccagtcagtaacagaacagcccagtcagtaacagaacagcccagtcagtaacagaacagGGTCTCTTGGTGTTTCTGATGGATTCTAAAACAGcccagtcagtaacagaacagcccagtcagtaacagaacagGACTTTATTGTTATTCCACCTGCAGACAGTAGGAGCAGACATGTTCCCTAAACCATGTTCCctaccccatgttccctaacccatgttccctaacccatgtaccctaaccctaacatatgTGCCCTAACCCATGCCATGTACCATAAACCCATGTGCCCTAACCCATGTTCCATAAACCACGTGCCCTAAACCATGTttcctaacccatgttccctaccccatgttccctaacccatgctCCCTAACCCATGCTCCCTAACCATGTTCCCTAACCATGTACCCTAACACATGTACCCCAGCCCATGTACCATAACCCATGTGCCCTAAACCATGTttcctaacccatgttccctaacccatgtaccCTAACACTTACAATATGTGCCCTAACCCATGTACACTGACCCATGTACCATAACCCATGTGCCCTAAACCATGTTTCCTAACCCAtgtgccctaaccctaacccatgtgcCCTAATCctaccccatgttccctaacccatgtgccctaaccctaacccatgttccctaacccatgttccctaacccatgtaccctaacccatgttccctaacccatgcaCCCTAACCCATGTGCCctaccccatgttccctaacccatgttcccctaatccatgttccctaaccctaacccatgttccctaacccatgttccctaacccaagTTCCCTAACctatgttccctaacccatgttccctaacccatgtcccctaaccctaacccatgtacCATAAACCATGTTTCCTAACCAtgtgccctaaccctaacccatgtttccctaaccctaccccatgttccctaacccatgtgcctaaccctaacccatctgccctaaccctaccccatgttccctacccatgtgtcctaacccatgtaccctaacccatgttccctaacccatgcaccctaacccatgttccctaccccatgttccctaacccatgtcccctaatccatgttccctaaccctaacccatgttccctaacccatgttcccttaCCCCAACCCAATGTGCCCTAACCCTTGTGCACTAACTCATgtcccctaacccatgttccccaacccatgtaccctaacccatgttccctcaaccatgttccctaacccatgttccctaacccatgttccctaaccctaccccatgttccctaacccatgtcccCTAATCCATGTTCCctaccccatgttccctaaccctaccccatgttccctaacccatgttccctaacccatgttccctaccccatgttccctaaatctaacccatgttccctaacccctgttccccaacccatgtaccctaacccatgtaccctaacctacccatgttccctaacccatgttccctgaCCCATGTtacctaacccatgttccctaacccatgttccctaacccatgtaccctaacccatgttccctaacccatgcaccctaaacccatgttccctaacccatgttccctaacccatgtcccctaatccatgttccctaaccctaacccatgttccctaacctaTGTCCCTAATCCATGTccccctaacccatgttccctaaccctaacccatgtgcCCTACCCTTGTGCACTCACCCATGTCCCCTaaccatgttccctaacccatgttccctaacccatgttccctaacccatgtgcccTAACCCTTGTTctctaacccatgttccctaacccatgtgccctaacccatgttcccataaccctaacccatgttccctaccccatgttcccctaaccctaacccatgttccctaacccatgttccccaacccatgtaccctaacccatgttccctaacccatgttccctaacccatgtgcccTAACCCTtgtgccctaaccctaacccaatgttccctaacccatgttccctaacccatgttccctaacccatgttccctaaccctaccccatgttccctaacccatgttccctaacccatgttccctaccccatgttcccctaaccctaacccatgttccctaacccatgttccccaacccatgtaccctaacccatgttccctcaccctaccccatgttccctaacccatgttccctgaCCCATGTTACCTAACCCATGCACCCTAACCATGTTCCCTAagccatgttccctaacccatgtcccctaatccatgttccctaaccctaacccatgttccctaacctatgtaccctaaccctaccccatgttccctaacccatgttccctgaCCCATGTTACCTAACCCATGttctaacccatgttccctaacccatgtaccctaacccatgttccctaacccatgcaccctaacccatgttccctaacccatgttccctaacccatgtcccctaatccatgttccctaaccctaacccatgttccctaacctaTTGTCCCTAATCCATgtcccctaacccatgttccctaaccctaacccatgtgcCCTAACCCTTGTGCACTCACCCATGTCCCTACCcaatgttccctaacccatgtccctaacccatgttccctaaccatgttccctaacccatgtgcccTAACCCTTGTTctctaacccatgttccctaaccatgtgccctaacccatgttccctaaccctaacccagtttCCCTacccccatgttccctaaccctaacccagttccctaacccatgttccccaacccatgtaccctaacccatgttccctaaccatGTTCCCCTAACCCATGTGCCCTAACCCTtgtgccctaaccctaacccatgttccctaacccatgttccctaacccatgttccctaacccatgttccctaaccctaccccatgttccctaacccatgttccctaacccatgttccctaccccatgttccctaaccctaacccatgttccctaacccatgttccccaacccatgtaccctaacccatgttccctaaccctaccccatgttccctaacccatgttccctgaCCATGTTACCTAACCCATgcaccctaacccatgttccctaagccatgttccctaacccatgtcccctaatccatgttccctaaccctaacccatgttccctaacctaTGTCCCTAATCCATgtcccctaacccatgttccctaaccctaacccatgtgcCCTAACCCTTGTGCACTAACCCATgtcccctaacccatgttccctaacccatgttccctaacccatgttccctaacccatgtaccctaacccatgttccctaacccatgttccctaacccatgtgcccTAACCCTTGTTCTCTAACCCATGttcctaacccatgttccctaacccatgtgcccTAACCCTTGTTctctaacccatgttccctaacccatgttccctaac containing:
- the LOC116359305 gene encoding protein LRATD2-like, producing the protein MGNQVEKLTHLTYDNVPTADPNGFDTEDELGPRIGVSYIFSADDDEQEERVDGPDKDQNEEGKQYDNCNELECVVYYRDESVYEKNLKLSDMSTYSTENLLNKCIPGDLVEFVATGQYPHWVVYVGDFQVVHLHRAEIKNNFLTDASQGKRGRIVNGLYKFRALPPEVVVQNAVQQVGTRDRELYWRNSECFAAWCRFGKREFKIGGEIRIGKQPYRLKMLFSEKKSHVLEFQSFDDLIMEKRRNDQIGRDAVTQELANHLNATDAEIKDDFHQSVN